The following proteins are co-located in the Labrys monachus genome:
- a CDS encoding 2-oxoglutarate dehydrogenase E1 component gives MDRQDDVSERSFSYGGDAAYLEDLYARYEDNPASVNGEWAAFFAGLADDKAVVAKNARGASWARPNWPIAANGELVSALDGNWGLIEKKVGEKIKAKAEAQGAAIAPDAVLQATRDSVRAIMLIRAFRMRGHLFAALDPLGLQAPRDHEELHPSTYGFSEGDLDRKIFIDHVLGLEFASIREIVAILTRTYCSTLGVEFMHISDPAQKSWIQQRIEGADKEISFTREGKRAILNKLIEAEGFEKFIDVKYTGTKRFGLDGSESAIPALEQIIKRGGALGVQDIVLGMAHRGRLNVLAQVMGKPHRAIFHEFKGGSYTPDDVEGSGDVKYHLGASSDREFDGNRVHLSLTANPSHLEIVDPVVLGKVRAKQDQHDDTNARSTVMPLLIHGDAAFAGQGVVAECLGLSGLKGHRTGGSMHFIINNQIGFTTNPRYSRSSPYPSDVAKMIEAPIFHVNGDDPEAVVFAAKVATEFRQTFHKPVVVDMFCYRRFGHNEGDEPGFTQPLMYRTIRQHPGVVEIYSERLITAGVVTRDEVEKMKADWRAHLEAEYEAGQSYRPNKADWLDGQWAGLKAAGADASDDPRRGATGVDVARLTSIGTGLTTVPEGFHLHKTIQRFLDTRRRMIETGEGLDWATAEALAFGSLCDEGYRVRLSGQDCERGTFSQRHSVLIDQETEKRYTPLKNIRQGQGRYEVINSMLSEEAVLGFEYGYSLAEPKALTLWEAQFGDFANGAQVVFDQFISSGERKWLRLSGLVCLLPHGYEGQGPEHSSARLERFLQMCAEDNMQVANCTTPANYFHILRRQLKRDIRKPLILMTPKSLLRHKRAVSKLAEFGADTTFHRILWDDAQYGTSPTKLVSDEKIRRVVLCSGKVYYDLLDEREKRGLDDIYLLRVEQLYPFPLKSLVSELSRFRNADVVWCQEEPKNMGAWSFVEPYLEWVLGQAGTKAKRAAYAGRPASAATATGLMSKHLAQLQAFTDEALTI, from the coding sequence ATGGATCGTCAGGACGACGTGAGTGAACGGTCTTTCAGCTATGGCGGCGATGCCGCCTATCTGGAAGACCTTTATGCCCGCTATGAGGACAATCCGGCTTCCGTGAACGGCGAGTGGGCGGCGTTCTTCGCCGGTCTGGCCGACGACAAGGCGGTTGTCGCGAAGAATGCCCGGGGTGCCAGCTGGGCCAGGCCCAACTGGCCGATCGCGGCCAATGGCGAACTCGTCTCGGCCCTGGACGGCAATTGGGGACTGATCGAAAAGAAGGTCGGCGAGAAGATCAAGGCGAAGGCGGAAGCCCAGGGCGCGGCCATCGCGCCCGACGCCGTCCTCCAGGCCACGCGCGATTCCGTGCGCGCCATCATGCTGATCCGCGCCTTCCGCATGCGCGGCCATCTGTTCGCCGCCCTCGACCCGCTCGGCCTGCAGGCGCCGCGCGACCACGAGGAACTCCATCCCTCGACCTATGGCTTCAGCGAGGGCGACCTCGACCGCAAGATCTTCATCGATCACGTGCTCGGGCTGGAATTCGCCAGCATCCGCGAGATCGTCGCCATCCTGACGCGGACCTATTGCTCGACGCTCGGCGTCGAGTTCATGCATATTTCCGATCCGGCGCAGAAGTCGTGGATCCAGCAGCGCATCGAAGGCGCCGACAAGGAGATCTCCTTCACCCGCGAGGGCAAGCGCGCCATCCTCAACAAGCTGATCGAGGCCGAAGGCTTCGAGAAGTTCATCGACGTCAAATATACCGGCACCAAGCGCTTCGGCCTGGACGGGTCTGAATCCGCCATTCCCGCGCTGGAGCAGATCATCAAGCGCGGCGGCGCGCTCGGCGTGCAGGACATCGTGCTCGGCATGGCCCATCGCGGCCGTCTCAACGTGCTCGCGCAGGTCATGGGCAAGCCCCACCGGGCCATCTTCCACGAGTTCAAGGGCGGCTCCTACACGCCGGACGACGTGGAGGGCTCGGGCGACGTCAAATATCATCTCGGCGCCTCGTCGGACCGCGAGTTCGACGGCAACCGGGTGCATCTGTCGCTGACCGCCAATCCCTCCCATCTCGAGATCGTCGATCCCGTCGTGCTCGGCAAGGTGCGGGCCAAGCAGGACCAGCACGACGACACCAATGCCCGCTCGACGGTGATGCCGCTGCTCATCCATGGCGATGCGGCCTTTGCCGGCCAGGGCGTGGTGGCCGAGTGCCTGGGCCTGTCCGGCCTCAAGGGCCACCGCACCGGCGGCTCGATGCATTTCATCATCAACAACCAGATCGGCTTCACCACCAATCCGCGCTATTCGCGCTCCTCGCCCTATCCTTCGGATGTGGCGAAGATGATCGAGGCGCCGATCTTCCACGTCAACGGCGACGATCCGGAGGCGGTGGTGTTCGCCGCCAAGGTGGCGACAGAATTCCGGCAGACCTTCCACAAGCCGGTGGTGGTGGACATGTTCTGCTATCGCCGCTTCGGCCATAACGAGGGCGACGAGCCGGGCTTCACCCAGCCTTTGATGTACCGGACCATCCGCCAGCATCCCGGCGTGGTCGAGATCTATTCCGAAAGGCTCATCACCGCCGGCGTCGTCACCCGCGACGAGGTCGAGAAGATGAAGGCCGACTGGCGCGCCCATCTGGAGGCCGAATACGAGGCCGGCCAGAGCTACCGGCCCAACAAGGCCGACTGGCTCGACGGCCAATGGGCGGGCCTGAAGGCGGCCGGCGCCGACGCCAGCGACGATCCCCGCCGCGGCGCCACCGGCGTCGACGTCGCCAGGCTGACGAGCATCGGCACCGGGCTCACGACGGTGCCCGAGGGGTTCCACCTCCACAAGACCATCCAGCGCTTCCTCGACACGCGGCGCCGGATGATCGAGACCGGCGAGGGCCTCGACTGGGCGACCGCCGAGGCGCTCGCCTTCGGCAGCCTGTGCGACGAGGGCTATCGCGTGCGCCTGTCCGGCCAGGACTGCGAGCGCGGCACCTTCTCCCAGCGCCATTCCGTGCTGATCGACCAGGAAACCGAGAAGCGCTACACGCCGCTGAAGAACATCCGCCAGGGGCAGGGCCGCTACGAGGTCATCAACTCGATGCTCTCCGAAGAGGCGGTGCTCGGCTTCGAATATGGCTATTCGCTCGCCGAGCCCAAGGCGCTCACGCTGTGGGAAGCCCAGTTCGGCGACTTCGCCAACGGCGCGCAGGTGGTGTTCGACCAGTTCATCTCGTCGGGCGAACGCAAATGGCTGCGCCTGTCGGGCCTCGTCTGCCTGCTGCCGCACGGCTATGAGGGCCAGGGGCCGGAGCATTCCTCCGCCCGCCTCGAGCGCTTCCTGCAGATGTGCGCCGAGGACAACATGCAGGTGGCGAACTGCACGACGCCGGCGAATTATTTCCACATCCTGCGCCGCCAGCTCAAGCGCGACATCCGCAAGCCGCTGATCCTGATGACGCCGAAGTCGCTGCTGCGCCACAAGCGGGCGGTGTCGAAGCTCGCCGAATTCGGGGCGGACACCACCTTCCACCGCATCCTCTGGGACGACGCCCAATACGGCACCTCACCGACCAAGCTGGTCTCGGACGAGAAGATCCGCCGCGTCGTCCTGTGTTCGGGCAAGGTCTATTACGACCTTCTCGACGAGCGCGAGAAGCGCGGCCTCGACGACATCTATCTGCTGCGGGTGGAACAGCTCTATCCCTTCCCGCTGAAATCGCTGGTTTCCGAGCTTTCGCGCTTCCGCAACGCCGACGTGGTGTGGTGCCAGGAGGAGCCGAAGAACATGGGCGCCTGGTCCTTCGTCGAGCCCTATCTGGAATGGGTGCTCGGGCAGGCCGGCACCAAGGCCAAGCGCGCCGCCTATGCCGGACGGCCGGCCTCGGCGGCCACCGCCACCGGCTTGATGTCGAAGCATTTGGCCCAGTTGCAGGCTTTCACGGATGAAGCTCTGACGATCTGA
- a CDS encoding YciI family protein gives MAFFVCKLNPPRPSFAFDMTESERAVMEQHSAYLRRLSEEGAALLFGPVGDPRGPWGLGIFEVEDEYRMRAITAADPAITAAMGFTYEIMPMMQAVVGKRIGRTEEGPPGASLVPG, from the coding sequence ATGGCTTTCTTCGTTTGCAAGCTCAATCCTCCCCGCCCGAGCTTCGCCTTCGACATGACGGAGTCGGAGCGGGCGGTGATGGAGCAGCACAGCGCCTATCTGCGCCGGTTGAGCGAGGAGGGCGCTGCCCTGTTGTTCGGGCCGGTCGGCGACCCGAGGGGACCGTGGGGCCTGGGCATCTTCGAGGTCGAGGACGAATACAGGATGAGAGCGATCACGGCGGCCGATCCGGCCATTACCGCAGCCATGGGGTTCACCTATGAGATCATGCCCATGATGCAGGCGGTGGTGGGCAAAAGGATCGGGCGGACGGAGGAGGGGCCGCCGGGCGCCTCCCTCGTCCCCGGGTGA
- the odhB gene encoding 2-oxoglutarate dehydrogenase complex dihydrolipoyllysine-residue succinyltransferase: MATEIKVPTLGESVTEATIGKWFKKPGDAVKVDEPVVELETDKVTLEVNAPAAGVLGDILAKTGDTVGVGAVLGSITAGGQAAAPQAAAPQAAPARAPAPAAPAAAAPAAAPSAMPPSPAAAKIAADRGLDPAQIEGSGRRGQVLKGDVLAAEAPGEAPKPAAPAPVAAAPAPVASAPRVSSPAADAAREERVRMTKLRQTIARRLKEAQTNAAMLTTFNEVDMSSVMALRNQYKDLFEKKHGVKLGFMSFFVRACVQALKEMPAVNAELDGQDIIYKNFYHIGVAVGTEKGLVVPVIRDADALGLAGIEKTISDFGKRARDGQLKIEEMQGGTFTISNGGVYGSLMSTPILNAPQSAILGMHKIQERPMVVGGQIVIRPMMYLALSYDHRMIDGKEAVTFLVRVKESLEDPARLVLDL; the protein is encoded by the coding sequence ATGGCGACGGAAATCAAGGTACCAACCCTCGGCGAGTCGGTTACGGAAGCGACCATCGGCAAATGGTTCAAGAAGCCCGGCGACGCCGTCAAGGTGGACGAGCCGGTGGTGGAACTTGAGACCGACAAGGTGACGCTCGAAGTCAATGCGCCGGCCGCCGGCGTGCTCGGCGACATCCTCGCCAAGACCGGCGATACGGTCGGCGTCGGCGCCGTGCTCGGCTCGATCACCGCCGGCGGACAGGCGGCGGCGCCGCAGGCCGCCGCGCCCCAGGCCGCGCCGGCCCGGGCTCCCGCGCCTGCGGCTCCTGCTGCCGCCGCGCCCGCCGCGGCGCCTTCGGCCATGCCGCCCTCGCCGGCTGCCGCCAAGATCGCCGCCGACCGCGGGCTCGACCCGGCGCAGATCGAGGGGAGCGGCCGCCGCGGCCAGGTCCTCAAGGGCGACGTGCTGGCCGCCGAAGCCCCCGGCGAGGCACCGAAGCCGGCCGCGCCTGCGCCCGTCGCGGCGGCCCCGGCGCCCGTCGCTTCGGCGCCCCGCGTGTCCTCGCCGGCGGCGGATGCGGCCCGCGAGGAGCGGGTGCGCATGACCAAGCTGCGCCAGACCATCGCGCGCCGCCTCAAGGAGGCGCAGACCAATGCCGCGATGCTGACGACCTTCAACGAGGTCGACATGAGCAGCGTCATGGCGCTGCGCAACCAGTACAAGGACCTGTTCGAGAAGAAGCACGGCGTGAAGCTCGGCTTCATGTCCTTCTTCGTGCGCGCCTGCGTCCAGGCCCTCAAGGAAATGCCGGCGGTCAATGCCGAGCTCGACGGGCAGGACATCATCTACAAGAATTTCTACCATATCGGCGTCGCCGTCGGCACCGAGAAGGGCCTCGTCGTCCCGGTCATCCGCGATGCCGACGCGCTGGGCCTTGCCGGCATCGAGAAGACCATCTCCGATTTCGGCAAGCGCGCCCGCGACGGCCAGCTCAAGATCGAGGAGATGCAGGGCGGCACCTTCACCATCTCGAACGGCGGCGTCTACGGCTCGCTGATGTCGACGCCGATCCTCAACGCGCCGCAATCGGCGATCCTCGGCATGCACAAGATCCAGGAGCGGCCGATGGTGGTGGGCGGGCAGATCGTCATCCGTCCGATGATGTATCTCGCTCTGTCCTATGACCACCGCATGATCGACGGCAAGGAGGCGGTGACCTTCCTCGTGCGGGTGAAGGAAAGCCTGGAAGACCCGGCGCGCCTGGTGCTGGATCTGTGA
- the lpdA gene encoding dihydrolipoyl dehydrogenase, whose product MAHDVIVIGTGPGGYVCAIRAAQLGLNVAVVEKRATYGGTCLNIGCIPSKALLHASELFEEAGHGFAHFGIDVPAPVLNLAQMMKHRQETVDSNVQGVAFLFKKNKITAYRGTGRILGAGKVEVTADDGSTQLVEAKSIVIATGSDVAQLPGVTIDEKTVVSSTGALELPAVPKKLVVIGAGVIGLELGSVWRRLGAEVTVVEFLDRILPGMDGEVAKQAQRLFARQGIEFKLATKVTGVETSAAGAVVSVEPVAGGDKETIAADIVLVATGRRPFTDGLGLEGAGVATERGRVVIDDRFQTGVPGIYAIGDVVRGPMLAHKGEDEGVACAEIIAGEHGHVNYDTIPAVVYTYPEIASVGRTEEELKAAGVSYKAGKFPFTANGRARANRTTEGFVKILADAATDRVLGVHIVGAGAGEMIHEGVVLMEFGGSSEDLGRTCHAHPTMSEAVKEAALAVLGRAIHM is encoded by the coding sequence ATGGCCCACGACGTCATCGTTATCGGAACCGGCCCCGGCGGCTATGTCTGCGCCATCCGCGCGGCGCAACTCGGCCTGAATGTGGCCGTGGTCGAAAAGCGCGCCACCTATGGCGGAACCTGCCTGAACATCGGCTGCATCCCCTCCAAGGCGCTGCTCCACGCTTCCGAACTGTTCGAGGAGGCCGGCCACGGCTTCGCGCATTTCGGCATCGACGTGCCGGCGCCGGTGCTCAACCTCGCGCAGATGATGAAGCACAGGCAGGAGACGGTCGATTCCAACGTCCAGGGCGTCGCCTTCCTGTTCAAGAAGAACAAGATCACCGCCTATCGGGGCACCGGCAGGATCCTCGGCGCCGGCAAGGTCGAGGTCACCGCCGACGACGGGTCGACCCAGTTGGTCGAGGCCAAGTCGATCGTGATCGCGACCGGGTCGGACGTCGCCCAGCTGCCGGGCGTGACCATCGACGAGAAGACGGTGGTGTCGTCCACCGGCGCGCTTGAGCTTCCCGCCGTTCCCAAGAAGCTGGTGGTGATCGGCGCGGGCGTCATCGGCCTGGAGCTCGGTTCGGTCTGGCGCCGGCTCGGCGCCGAGGTGACGGTGGTGGAGTTCCTCGACCGCATCCTGCCCGGCATGGACGGCGAGGTGGCCAAGCAGGCGCAGCGCCTGTTCGCCCGCCAGGGCATCGAGTTCAAGCTCGCTACCAAGGTCACCGGCGTGGAGACGAGCGCCGCCGGTGCGGTCGTCTCGGTCGAGCCGGTGGCGGGCGGCGACAAGGAGACGATCGCCGCCGACATCGTGCTCGTCGCCACCGGCCGCCGTCCCTTTACCGACGGCCTCGGCCTGGAGGGCGCGGGCGTCGCCACCGAGCGCGGGCGGGTGGTCATCGACGACCGCTTCCAGACCGGCGTGCCCGGCATCTACGCCATCGGCGACGTCGTCCGGGGCCCGATGCTGGCCCACAAGGGCGAGGACGAGGGCGTCGCCTGCGCCGAGATCATCGCCGGCGAGCATGGCCATGTGAACTACGACACCATTCCGGCGGTGGTCTACACCTATCCGGAGATCGCCTCGGTCGGCAGGACGGAGGAGGAGTTGAAGGCGGCCGGCGTGAGCTACAAGGCCGGCAAGTTCCCCTTCACCGCCAATGGCCGTGCCAGGGCGAACCGCACCACCGAGGGCTTCGTCAAGATCCTCGCCGATGCCGCGACGGACCGGGTGCTCGGCGTCCATATCGTCGGCGCCGGTGCCGGCGAGATGATCCATGAGGGCGTGGTGCTCATGGAGTTCGGCGGTTCGTCGGAGGATCTCGGCCGTACCTGCCATGCCCATCCGACCATGTCGGAAGCGGTCAAGGAGGCGGCGCTTGCCGTCCTCGGGCGCGCCATCCATATGTGA
- a CDS encoding LolA family protein — translation MLDIRTAFALFGLVAMAGPAFAQNAPAEPPEPPKRPPIAAPAQSAAVAAPAQLAAPAPAPAAPTGGDVPPPPEFVSGGQPLEVDVHPVNPRAISPADKATLDQIDKYFNSIRVMSGKFVQIGADGQRITGSFWVSKPGRMRFDYDPPSPLQLLADGTSVAVRNRKLNTQDLYLISQTPLRFLLADSIDLIQDSRVIALGREQAGVSVVLEEKSSIGGSARIQLSFPAPSFTLRQWTITDAQGYDTTVTITSLDTTSRPPDRIFYIDQTRILK, via the coding sequence ATGCTTGATATTCGGACCGCTTTCGCCTTGTTCGGGCTCGTCGCCATGGCCGGTCCGGCTTTCGCGCAGAATGCACCGGCCGAGCCCCCCGAGCCGCCCAAGCGCCCGCCCATCGCGGCGCCGGCGCAGTCCGCGGCGGTCGCGGCTCCCGCGCAGCTCGCGGCCCCGGCCCCCGCCCCGGCCGCCCCCACCGGCGGCGACGTGCCCCCCCCGCCCGAATTCGTTTCCGGCGGCCAGCCGCTCGAGGTCGACGTCCATCCGGTCAATCCGCGGGCGATCAGCCCCGCCGACAAGGCGACGCTCGACCAGATCGACAAATATTTCAATTCGATCCGGGTGATGTCCGGCAAGTTCGTGCAGATCGGCGCCGATGGCCAGCGCATCACCGGCTCGTTCTGGGTGTCCAAGCCGGGCCGGATGCGCTTCGACTATGATCCGCCGTCGCCGCTGCAATTGCTGGCCGACGGCACCTCGGTCGCCGTGCGCAACCGCAAGCTGAACACGCAGGACCTCTATCTGATCAGCCAGACGCCGCTGCGCTTCCTGCTGGCCGACAGCATCGACCTCATCCAGGATTCGCGGGTGATCGCGCTCGGGCGCGAGCAGGCCGGCGTCAGCGTGGTGCTGGAGGAGAAATCCTCCATCGGCGGCTCCGCCCGCATCCAGCTGAGCTTTCCCGCCCCGAGCTTCACGCTGCGCCAATGGACCATCACCGACGCGCAGGGCTACGACACCACGGTGACGATCACCAGCCTCGACACCACCTCGCGCCCGCCGGACCGCATCTTCTACATCGACCAGACCCGCATCCTGAAATAG
- the holA gene encoding DNA polymerase III subunit delta, translating to MTTIERRSVDAFVRKPDAHFVVILVYGPDTGLVSERVRALVAASVDDAEDPFQLVRLDGDEVSGDPARLADEAFTIPLFGGRRAVRLRAGSRNLVPALEPILADPPPACRVVIEAGDLKKSNPLVSLVEKSRAGAAIACFSDESGNIGQIIAEEVASAGLTIAPEARDMLAGLLGGDRLATRSELRKLTLYAHGAGRIEPQDVEAVVGDASALVTDEIIDAAFSGRTEALDAILAKAWSEGVNASVLAGTALRHALLLHRLRGEVEKGRPAAGVVDSAGGQIYFRRKAGVTAQLTALGMERLDRIVAELSDAVLEARRNAMLAEALVSRALMRIALVARARRR from the coding sequence ATGACGACGATCGAGCGGCGCTCCGTCGACGCCTTTGTCCGCAAGCCCGACGCGCATTTCGTCGTGATCCTCGTCTACGGCCCGGATACCGGGCTGGTCAGCGAGCGCGTGCGCGCGCTGGTCGCCGCCTCGGTCGACGATGCCGAGGATCCGTTCCAGCTCGTGCGCCTCGACGGCGACGAGGTTAGCGGCGATCCCGCGCGCCTCGCCGACGAAGCCTTCACCATCCCGCTGTTCGGCGGCCGGCGGGCCGTGCGGCTACGCGCGGGCTCGCGCAACCTGGTGCCGGCGCTCGAACCCATCCTCGCCGATCCGCCGCCCGCCTGCCGGGTGGTGATCGAGGCCGGCGACCTCAAGAAATCCAACCCGCTCGTCTCGCTGGTGGAGAAATCCCGCGCCGGCGCGGCGATCGCCTGCTTCAGCGACGAGAGCGGCAATATCGGCCAGATCATCGCCGAGGAAGTGGCGAGCGCCGGGCTCACCATCGCGCCGGAGGCCCGCGATATGCTGGCGGGCCTGCTCGGCGGCGACCGGCTGGCGACGCGCAGCGAGCTGCGCAAGCTGACGCTCTACGCCCATGGCGCCGGGCGCATCGAGCCGCAGGATGTGGAAGCGGTGGTCGGCGACGCCAGCGCGCTGGTGACGGACGAGATCATCGACGCCGCTTTCTCCGGGCGCACGGAGGCCCTGGACGCCATCCTGGCCAAGGCCTGGAGCGAGGGCGTCAACGCCTCGGTGCTGGCCGGCACGGCGCTGCGGCATGCCTTGCTGCTGCATCGCCTGCGCGGCGAGGTCGAGAAGGGGCGCCCGGCCGCCGGCGTGGTCGACAGCGCGGGCGGACAGATCTATTTCCGCCGCAAGGCCGGCGTCACCGCACAATTGACGGCGCTCGGCATGGAGCGGCTCGACCGCATCGTCGCCGAATTGTCGGATGCGGTGCTGGAGGCGCGGCGCAACGCCATGCTCGCCGAAGCCCTCGTCTCGCGCGCCCTCATGCGCATCGCCCTGGTGGCGCGGGCGCGCAGGCGATAG
- the lptE gene encoding LPS assembly lipoprotein LptE — protein sequence MSSPDQTARRTALLALALLPALMLGGCFRPMYATTEGAVAPGLSNKLASITIDQTDDRTTQIIRNKLSFYLTGGGEVPAPRYKLTLVASAFADTALVNSFTSTPEVDTATVTCDFTLRDAATGKVLFKAKGNARKSYDRGLQRYAAVRAEKDAEAAAADVLADQIRTRLAIFLADHPQGAPTAAQ from the coding sequence ATGTCGTCGCCTGACCAGACCGCGCGCCGCACGGCCCTGCTCGCCCTCGCCCTCCTGCCGGCGCTGATGCTGGGCGGCTGCTTCCGGCCGATGTACGCCACCACCGAGGGCGCCGTCGCGCCGGGGCTGAGCAACAAGCTCGCCTCGATCACCATCGACCAGACGGATGACCGCACCACGCAGATCATCCGCAACAAGCTGTCCTTCTACCTGACGGGCGGCGGCGAGGTGCCGGCGCCGCGCTACAAGCTCACCCTCGTCGCATCCGCCTTCGCCGACACCGCGCTCGTCAATTCTTTCACCTCCACGCCGGAGGTCGACACCGCGACCGTCACCTGCGACTTCACGCTCCGCGACGCGGCGACGGGCAAGGTGCTGTTCAAGGCGAAGGGCAACGCGCGCAAATCCTATGACCGCGGCCTGCAGCGCTACGCCGCGGTGCGCGCCGAGAAGGATGCCGAGGCCGCCGCCGCCGACGTGCTGGCCGACCAGATCCGCACGCGCCTGGCGATCTTCCTCGCCGACCATCCGCAGGGCGCGCCGACCGCCGCGCAATGA